The DNA window CTCCCGCGCCTCGTTCTTTCAGTCTACCGGCCTGCGGTTCATGAGCGAGTCCAGCCACAGCGGCGCGCGCCGTGTCGTCATCACCGGGATCGGCGCCATCACCCCCATCGGCAGCGGCGTCGAGGGGTTCTGGGAGGGGCTGCGGAAGCGGGAAAGCGCGGTCCGCAAGATCGACCGCTTCGACCCGTCGCCCTTCCGCTCGCACATCGCCGCCCAGGTGAACGACTTCGAGCCGACGGACTACATGGACCGCAACCGCGCGCGCCGCACCGAGCGGTACGCGCAGTTCTCGCTGGCGGCGTCGCGGCAGGCCATCGAGGACGCCGCGCTCGACCCCGGCTCGGAAGACCCCGACCGCGTGGGCGTGCTGATGGGAAGCGCGCTCGGCGGCGTGGCCTACGGCGAAAACCAGTTCACCGGCTACGTGCACAAGGGCGTCCGCGGGGTGGACCCCATGCTGGCGCTGGCGGTGTTCAACGGGGCCGCCTCGTGCAACGTGGCCATCGAGTTCGGCTTCACCGGCATCAACTCCACCAACGGGATGAGCTGCGCCTCGGGCGCCATCGCCATCGGCGACGGATGGCGCGCCATCCGCGCCGGCGAGGCCGACGTGGTGATCGCCGGCGGCGTGGAGGCTCCGCTGGCCCCGCTCTGCTACGGCGCCTTCGCCATCATCCGCGCCATGTCTACCCGCAACGACGACCCGTCGCGCGCCTCGCGCCCCTTCGACGCCGACCGCGACGGCTTCGTGATGGGCGAGGGCGCCGCCGTGCTGGTGCTGGAAGAGCTGGAGCACGCCCGCGCGCGCGGAGCCCGCATCTACGCCGAGGTGCGGGGATACGGCACCAGCAACGACGCGCACCACATGACGGCGCCGCGCCCCGATGGCAGCCAGGCGGCGCGGGCCATGCGCGCGGCCCTGCGCACGGGCGGGCTGCAGCCGGGGGAGGTGGACGTGATCAACGCCCACGGCTCGTCGACCCCGCTGAACGACAGCACCGAGTCGCGGGTGATCCGCGACGTGTTCGGCGAGCACGCCGACGGGCTGAAGGTCAGCGGCACCAAGGGCTACCACGCCCACTGCCTGGGCGCGACGGGGGCGCTGGAAGCCGCGATCTCGGCGCTTTCCATCCAGCGCGGCTGGGTGCCCCCGACGCTGAACCTGGAGCGCGCGGGCGACGAGTGCGATTTGGACTACGTCACCGGCGAAGGAGCCACCATGCCCGTACGCACGGTGGTTTCCAACTCCTTCGGCTTCGGCGGCATCAACGCGGCCCTCGCCTTCGGCGCGGTGGACTGAGCCTCGGCACCTGGCCGGCACGAAACAGCCCGCGGCCGGTGACGGCCGCGGGCTGTTCTGCGCGCTCGGGAGCGAGGTGGGGACGAACGAAAGCGGGGCGGCCGAAGCCGCCCCGCTTTTCTTGCGTCCTGATCCGTTCGGCCTAGAAGCTGTAGCGGCCCGAAAGCTGGATCTGGTAGTTCGAACTCAGCGATTCCGTCAGGAACTGCTGGAACGTGGGGTTGAACTGCACCACCGGAACCGCCGTGCGGACGTCGGCGCTCGACTGGCCCACGTGGGTCAGCAGGTTGGCCGTCGACTGGCTGGCGGCGCTGCGCTGAATGCCCCAGTCCTCGTTGAGCATGTTCAGGAAGTTGAACACGTCCACCTGAACCGAGAAGTTCTGGCGCCCGAAGGTGGGCACCGCCTGGCGCAGCGAAACGTCGACGGAGTTTCTCCAGCCGTTGCGGCAGGTGTTGCGCTTCAGGATCCGGCCGCGCTGCTCGCTCAGGCAGTTCGACTCCTTGATGAACTGCTCGAACGCCTCCGCCTGCTGGGCGGGGGTGTAGGTGATGTTGTTCGACGTCAGCGTCTGGAACCGGATCTCGTTCGGGTCCAGCGCGTTCAGCGGCACGTACAGCGGGTCGTTGCCGTTGAAGCCGTCGGCGTTCAGGTCGCCGCGGGTGGAGCTGCTGGCACCGTACACGTAGGTGAACGGATCGCCCGAGGTGCCGCTGTAGATCACCGACAGCGACGTGGGGAAGCGGTCCCACGGCAGGTTGTACACGCCCGACAGCGAGATGCGGTGCGGCTGGTCGAACGCCGAGATGCTCACCGAGCGGTCGGTGTGCGGCCCGCTGAGCACGCGGCCGAAGCGGTACTGCGACTGGGCCGTGCTGCTGGTGGCCGAGATCACGTCGCGAGCCCGCGTGTGCGTGTAGAAGGCACGCATCTCCAGCCCGCCCTGGAAGCGGCGCTGCAGGCCGGCCGTCAGGTTGTACGCCCAGTCGTTGGACTGGTTCATCACGTCCACCACCTGCGTGAACCGCTCCGACACGCGCGACGCCGTCGCGGTGCCGTTCGCCGCGATGGTGCCGAACATCGTCCGCCCGTTGCGGTCGGTGATCGGCAGCCCGTTGGCGTCCACCAGCCCGCCGGGGCTCTTCAGGTTGATGTCCTGGTAGAAGAACTGCTCCGAAGCCTGCGTGTAGAGGCCCTCGAGCGAGGCGACGAAGCCGCCCGGAAGCTCGTGGTCGAACGCCAGCGAGGCACGGAGGGTCGCCGGGAAGCGGAGGTCGTCGTCCACCAGGTTCACCTGGCCGATGATGCCGCTGGCCAGCCCCTGCCCGTTGCCGCAGGCCGTGGGCTGCGTGGCCGGGTTCGGGCTGAACTTGGGCGCCGTGCGCCCGGCGGTGCCGTTGCAGGTGAGCAGGGCGATGCCGGTGCCGTTGTTCTGGAAGGCGTTGCCCAGCAGCACGAACGCCGGGCGTCCCACGAACACGCCCACCCCGCCGCGAAGCTGCGTGCGGCTGTCGCCGGTCACGTCCCAGTTGAAGCCCACGCGGGGCGACAGCTGCAGGTTGCCCGAGGGCACCTGGTCGGTGCGGCGGCCGAACACCGAGTCCACCACCGCCGTGAACAGCGGGCGGTCCTCGATCACCGGGCGGTCGCCGCGGATGCCGAAGGTCAGCGACAGGCGCTCGCTGGGCTCGAACTGGTCCTGCACCCAGAAGCTCAGCTGCGACGCGTCGAACATCGCATGCGGGAGCGAGGCCGTGGGGTCCCGCGGGTTGGCCGCCAGCGTGAAGCTGTTCGGGTTGCCCGCCGCGAACGCCGCCAGGCTCGGGAACTCGTAGGTGCCGAACGAGTTCTGGGCGAAGAAGTTGTCGATGTGGTAGAACTCGCTCTTGAAGCCGAAGTCCAGCCGGTGCGGGCCCAGCTGCCAGCTCAGGTTGTTCGTGATCTCGAAGATGTCCTGGTCCAGCGTATTGCCCTGCGAGCTCGCCTCACCGCCGGCGCGCAGGTCCTGCGTGCCCATGTCTACGGTGATCTGCGGCGCGCGGACGTTGGGCGTGCGCGAGTCGCGGATGGTGTTCAGGCCGACGATCAGCTCGTTGTACAGGTCGGGCGTGAAGTTGGTGAACAGCTGGCCCACCGTCGAGTTGCTCGTCGACTCGAAGAAGTAGCCGTTGCTCGACAGGCTGAAGACGCTCGACGAGCGGCTGAAGTTGTCGTCCTCGGCGCGAACGTAGTTGTGGCGCAGCACCATCCGGCTGTTCAGCTCCGGCAGCTGCAGGTCGAGCCGGCCGAAGAAGTTGCCCAGGGGGTTGGTGTTGTTCACCTGCCCCGTGCTGCCGGGCTCGATGCCGTAGCCGTTCAGGATGGTGGTGAACGAGTCCAGCTGGGCCGGGCTGATCAGCACCTTGGGGTTGGCCGAGGTGTCCTGCCCGAAGAAGGGGCCGGTCGCCGGCGTGGTCCGGTCCTGCCACTCGGGGTTCACGAAGAAGTGAAGCCGGTCGCGGATGACGGGGCCGCCCAGCGAGAAGCCGTACTGCGTCTGCTCGTACTTCTGGATGTAGTCCTGCTCGCGCGCCAGGTCCTCGTTGCGCGTGTAGTAGTACGCGGAGCCGGTGAGGTCGTTGGTACCGCTCTTGGTCACCGCGTTCACCAGCAGGCCGGCGAAGTTGCCCTGCCGCACGTCGAAGGGCGACAGCAGGATCTGGTACTCCTTCACCGACTCCACCGAGATGGACTTGCCGCCCGCCTGGCCGCCCGGCTGGCCGGTGGTGCCCAGGCCGAACAGGTCGTTGGCGCTGGCGCCGTCGATCTGGATGTTGTTGAACCGGTTGTTCACGCCGCCGCCCGAAAGGCCGGGGCCGCTGCTCGACACCTGGGGCGCCAGCCGCACGAAGTCGGTGAAGTTGCGGTTCAGCGTGGGAAGCCGCTGGATGGCCGTGTCGGAGATGGCCGTGCCGAGCCCCTTGTTGGTGGGCGACAGCACCGGGTTGCGCTGGGCCTGCACCGTGATGCCTTCCAGCACCAGGGCCTGCGTGGCCAGCTCGAAGTCTACCCGCAGGTCCTGGCCCAGGGCCACCTGCAGGCCGCCCCGCTGCTGCGGCGCCCGCCCGATGGCGGTGATGCTCACCGTGTACGGCCCGCCGATGGGAAGGGCCGGCACGCGGTAGCGTCCGTCTTCGCGCGTGACCACCGTGCGCACCAGGCCCGTGGACTGGTTGCGGATGGTGATCTGAGCTCCCGCGATCCCCTCGGCCTCGGCCGAGGTGACACGGCCGCTGATGGCACCGGCGACGGCTCCCTGCGCGTGGGCACCGCCCGGCAGCGCAAGGGCCAGCACCAGCGCGCACAGCAGGAGGCTTGCCGCCCTCCAGCAGTGTTTCATGTGGTATATCCCCAGGATGAATGTGCGTGACTGCCCCGCCGCTCCGGCCGGGACCGCATGAGCTTACCGAACTTCGGGTGCGGCGGGCAGACCCGAATTGTAACAGCATCGGAACAAACGTCAATGTTCACGATTGCCGCCGCCGCCGGCCCAAGGCCGGGAAACACATTTTCCCCCGGCGGAACCTCCGCGCGGGGAACCCCTGGCGCAGCCGAACGGCCGCGCCCCGTCCAGACCGCCTCGCCTACCGCCCCGCCGTCATGTACCGCAGCACGTCGTGGCGGGTGATGATCCCCTCCAGCCGTCCGTTGCGGCGCACCAGCACCGCCGGGTTCTGGCGCGACAGCAGCCGCGCCACCCCCGGCAGGTCCACGTGCGCGTCCACCACCGGCAGCGGCGGGTCCATCAGGTGCTGCACCGACTTGTCCAGGAGCGTCATGTCCTCGAGCACGCGGGCCATCAGCGTGGTCTCGGCCAGGTGGCCCACGCAGTCGCCCTCGGCCACCACGGGAAGCTGCGACACGTCGTGCTGGGTGATGAGCCCCAGCGCCTGCCGCACCGGGGTTTCCGGCGCCACCGAGACGATCTGCCGCGGCGCCCCGTCACTCTTGCCGGCCACCATGTCGGCCGCTCGCACGCGGGCCGGCTCCAGCAGCTGGTTTTCGCGCATCCACTCGTCGTTGAACACCTTCGACAGGTAGCGCTCGCCCGTGTCGCACAGCAGGCACACCACCAGCGCCTCCGGGTCGTCGATCTCGCGCGCCAGTTCCAGCGCCAGGTGGGCGATCAGCCCGGTGCTGCCGCCCACGAACAGCCCCTCCTCGCGGGTCAGCCGCCGGGCCATGGTCATCGCCGAACGGTCGTCCACCGAGCGCCACTCGTCGACGATGGACATGTCCAGGGTCCCCGGGATCTTGTCCTGCCCGATCCCCTCCACCTTGTACGGCGCCGACTCGGGCTTTACGCCCGTTTCCCAGTAGCCCCGGATGATGGAGCCCACGGGATCGCCGCCGATGATGCGGACCTCCGGGTTCTTTTCCTTGAGGTAGCGCCCCACGCCGGTGATGGTGCCGCCGGTGCCGGCCGCCGAAACGAAGTGCGTCACCCGCCCCTCGCTCTGCTCCCAGATTTCCGGCCCGGTGGTCCGATAGTGCGCAGCGGGGTTGGCCTGGTTGTAGAACTGGTTGGCCAGGATGGCGTTGGGCGTTTCCTCGGCGATGCGCTTGGCCATCATGACGTAGTTGTCGGGATGGTCGGGCGCCACGGCCGTGGGGGTGACGATCACCTCGGCGCCGAAGGCCTTGAGCAGCCTCACCTTTTCCTGGCTCATCTTGTCCGGGATGGTGAAGATGCAGCGGTAGCCCTTGATGGCGGCGGCCAGCGCCAGCCCCACGCCGGTGTTGCCGCTCGTCCCCTCGACCACGGTGCCGCCGGGGCGCAGCGTGCCCGCCGCCTCGGCCGCCTCGATGATCGCGGGCCCGATGCGATCCTTGACGCTGCCGCCGGGGTTCATGAACTCGGCCTTGCCGTACACCGGCGTGCGGATGCCCTCGGCCACGCGGTTCAGGCGGATCAGCGGCGTCCACCCGACGGTCTCGAGCACGGTGCCGTACGGCCGCGCGTGGCGCGGGCGCGAAAAGGCGAGGTCCAGCACTGACGTGGTCATGGTGTCGCTGCGTCGGGGGCGGCGGTGGCCGCGGAATCGGAAGGCTCGATCTGGAACTCCACCGGCAGCACCACCCACCGCGCCACGGGGGCGCCGCCGCGGGTGGCCGGGGCGAAGCGAAGCTCGCGGGTGCCGGCTACGGCGGCCGAGTCGAATCCCTTGTGGCCGCTGGTCGTGTCGACCTTTACCGAATCGACCGTGCCCTTCTCGTTCACCCGGATGCTGAGCACCGTCTTCCCCTGCACTCCCGCGTCCCAGAGCTCTTCGGGATACTGGAAGGGCGGCGGCGTCAGCTGGCGGGGCGCCGTTTCCACGACGGGCTCGCGCTCGCAGGCGGCGAGCGCCGCGGCGGCCAGCAGGACGGCGGAAAGGCGGTTCATCGGCGCGGGGGCAGGGGCGTCCGGCGGTCGGCGCAGGGGCGATGGAAGCCCCCGGAAGCACGCCACGGCGTCCCCGCCGCTGGTCCCGGGGGAACGCCGTTTCTTAGGTTGAAAATGGCTGATCGGACGGAGCCGCGCAACCCGGTGCGAGCCGGGCGCGTCACAAGATCTTTGTGAAGGGATCTCCGCGGAAGGGATATAGCGAGTTTTCCTCGGGTGACGCCACGACGGTGCGGAAGGGTCTGGCGCGCACGCCCCGGATGATTAAACCCCGGTGATCTCGGCGAGGCAGATAACGCCGACAGAACCAGTTATGGTACGCGGCAATCCATCGATACTTACGATGATGTCGCCGGACACCACGGCTCGCTTCGAGATTGTCTTCCACACGCACCCGATGCTCGTTGAGCATTTCGAGCATTGGGTCGTAAGGGTAGTCGAAACTGAGCGGGGCGTGCAAATAGTTCACAAATGCGCGCTGATCTGTATCGATCACAAACAAGTCATTCGCGGCACTCTCGTACGGGTCACCGTAGTACGTAAGCGCGATCTTCGTAATCGCCACGATCGATTCGTCCACTAGAACCCTTGGGACGTCTGCTTGCTCCTCCATCTCGTAGGCATCGAGCATCGCATTCCCGATCACGATTTGGTCATCCATGTACAGGTCGCCGATCGTGATCCCGCCCCGGAGGAACCACCCGAGCCGTGCGAGCTTGAACTGCGCAGATGCGGCCGGCAAAACCATATACGCCAGAGTGCTTTCGGGGTGAAATGAGAAAAGGGGACCCGCTACGATCACACTGTCCGTCAGCGTCCTCCATCGGAACGGCTCACCGTACTCGTATGCAAAGGCCTCAAGCGTCGGCGTGATCACCTGATGGTACTCTCGGATCAGCCCGAGTTCGGCAACCGGATTTCCCGCAGTACGTCGGAGGCGATTGCGAAAACCAAGTAAGTCTAGCCAAGCTACGATGTTGAGCTTCGGTTCTACATCCGACGGAGGAGGTTTATAGTGGAGCAACGAAGCATCGGGCGGACTGAGCGGGTGACGTGCTCTACTGTCGGTCACGATCATACATCCAGTTCGCAGGTGAAGGCTGTGGGCGTCGACGGCATTCGACGACCGCATCGAATGGTCCGCTACAACGGCTGGAAGTGAGCTCGGCGTAGGCTGTGGCGGATAGAGATACGACGCGGCGCGTCAGCCCTTTGCCTGCTTCACGAGGTCCGCCAGGAGCACGAGCGCCTGCATGGGGGTGACGGCGTTGGGGTCGATCTGGCGCAGCCGCTCCACCGCCGGGTGCGGCAGCCCGCCGCCGTCGAACAGCCCCAGCTGAAGGTTCGGATCGGGAGCGCCGCCGCGGGCGTGGGCGGCGGACTGCTCCTCCAGTTCGTGCAGGATCTGCCGGGCCCGGTCCACCACGCTTTCGGGAAGGCCGGCCAGCCGCGCCACCTCCACCCCGTAGGACCGGTCCGCGCCGCCGGGGACGAGACGGCGGAGGAAGACGATGTCCTCGCCCACCTCGCGCACCGCCACGCTGAAGTTCACCACGCCGTCCAGCCGCTCGTCCAGCCGCGTCAATTCGTGGTAGTGCGTGGCGAAGATGGTCTTGGCGCCCACCTGGTCGTGAAGGTGCTCCGTGGTCGCCGTGGCGACGGACAGGCCGTCCCAGGTGCTCGTCCCCCGGCCGATCTCGTCCAACAGCACCAGCGACCGCGGGGTGGCACCGTGAAGGATGGCCGCGGTCTCGTTCATCTCCACCATGAACGTCGACTGCCCGCGGACCAGGTTGTCCGACGCGCCCACGCGGGTGAAGATGCGGTCCACCACGCCCACGTGCGCCGCCCGCGCGGGGACGAACGAGCCCACCTGCGCCAGCAGGACGATCAGCCCCACCTGGCGCAGCGTGGTGGACTTGCCGGCCATGTTGGGGCCGGTGAGGATCATCACCCGCGCGGCTTCGTCCAGCTTCACGTCGTTGGGGATGAAGTCCTCGCGCGGCATCATGGTTTCGACGACGGGATGCCGCCCGCCGCGGATCTCCAGCGCGAATCCGCCATCCACGACGGGCCGCACGAAGTCGCGGACCACGGCCACCTCCGCGAGGCAGGCGAGGACGTCCAGCGCCGCCACGTGGTCCGCCACCCGCTGGATGCGCGGCACCTCGGCCGCGACCGTCTCGCGCAGTTCCGCGAACAGCCGCTGCTCCAGCGAGCCGATGCGCTCCTCGGCGCCCAGGACCTTTTCCTCCCACTCCTTGAGCTCGGCCGTGTAGTAGCGCTCGGCGTTGGCCAGGGTCTGCTTGCGGTGGTAGTCCGCCGGGACGCGGTCGGACTGCAGGCGGGTGACCTCCAGGTAGTACCCGAAGACGCGGTTGAAGCCCACCTTCAGCGAGCCGATCCCCGTGCGCTCGCGCTCCGTGGCCTGCAGCCGTGCGATCCAGTCCACGGCGCCGTCGCGGATGGAGCGAAGCTCGTCGAGGTCGGCGTGGTGGCCGGGGCGGATCACCCCGCCATCGCCCAGGGAGACGGGGGCCTCGGGGTCCACCGCGGCGTCGATGGCCCCGCGCACGTCGTCCATGGCCTCCAGCCCGTCGCGCAGGACGGCCACCATGCTGGCCCGGGCGGGCGCGAGCGCCTCGATCAGCGGGGGAACGCGGGACAGCGAGGCGGAGAGCGCCAGCATCTCGCGCGGCGTCGCCCGGCCGGCACCGACCTTCACGGCCAGCCGCTCCAGGTCCTTCACCCCGCCGAGCGCATCCCGCA is part of the Longimicrobium sp. genome and encodes:
- a CDS encoding pyridoxal-phosphate dependent enzyme, whose translation is MTTSVLDLAFSRPRHARPYGTVLETVGWTPLIRLNRVAEGIRTPVYGKAEFMNPGGSVKDRIGPAIIEAAEAAGTLRPGGTVVEGTSGNTGVGLALAAAIKGYRCIFTIPDKMSQEKVRLLKAFGAEVIVTPTAVAPDHPDNYVMMAKRIAEETPNAILANQFYNQANPAAHYRTTGPEIWEQSEGRVTHFVSAAGTGGTITGVGRYLKEKNPEVRIIGGDPVGSIIRGYWETGVKPESAPYKVEGIGQDKIPGTLDMSIVDEWRSVDDRSAMTMARRLTREEGLFVGGSTGLIAHLALELAREIDDPEALVVCLLCDTGERYLSKVFNDEWMRENQLLEPARVRAADMVAGKSDGAPRQIVSVAPETPVRQALGLITQHDVSQLPVVAEGDCVGHLAETTLMARVLEDMTLLDKSVQHLMDPPLPVVDAHVDLPGVARLLSRQNPAVLVRRNGRLEGIITRHDVLRYMTAGR
- the mutS gene encoding DNA mismatch repair protein MutS, which encodes MASDDTPLMQQWREVKARHPDALIFFRVGDFYELFNEDAVEGSKLLGLTLTSRNNGSSKAPLAGIPVHALENYLRRLVGFGKRVAICEQVEDPALAKGLVRRAVTEMVTPGAVFSDALLDSRRNNYLAAVAGDAAGEGDVGLALADLTTGELTVRRVDWDELPDVLGIHQPAELLLPRTWELFPLPGAGKATLTYRGDWLFDPRGAAEELTRHFRVANLAGYGFESGDQWLAAACGALVAYLGEVQPAGFAGLRPPRVERPGAAMVLDEMTRRNLELVETLRGTGMDGTLLKVLDEACTPMGSRLLRRWLLAPLLKPDHVQARLHAVGDLFDDDGMRRAVRDALGGVKDLERLAVKVGAGRATPREMLALSASLSRVPPLIEALAPARASMVAVLRDGLEAMDDVRGAIDAAVDPEAPVSLGDGGVIRPGHHADLDELRSIRDGAVDWIARLQATERERTGIGSLKVGFNRVFGYYLEVTRLQSDRVPADYHRKQTLANAERYYTAELKEWEEKVLGAEERIGSLEQRLFAELRETVAAEVPRIQRVADHVAALDVLACLAEVAVVRDFVRPVVDGGFALEIRGGRHPVVETMMPREDFIPNDVKLDEAARVMILTGPNMAGKSTTLRQVGLIVLLAQVGSFVPARAAHVGVVDRIFTRVGASDNLVRGQSTFMVEMNETAAILHGATPRSLVLLDEIGRGTSTWDGLSVATATTEHLHDQVGAKTIFATHYHELTRLDERLDGVVNFSVAVREVGEDIVFLRRLVPGGADRSYGVEVARLAGLPESVVDRARQILHELEEQSAAHARGGAPDPNLQLGLFDGGGLPHPAVERLRQIDPNAVTPMQALVLLADLVKQAKG
- the fabF gene encoding beta-ketoacyl-ACP synthase II, yielding MSESSHSGARRVVITGIGAITPIGSGVEGFWEGLRKRESAVRKIDRFDPSPFRSHIAAQVNDFEPTDYMDRNRARRTERYAQFSLAASRQAIEDAALDPGSEDPDRVGVLMGSALGGVAYGENQFTGYVHKGVRGVDPMLALAVFNGAASCNVAIEFGFTGINSTNGMSCASGAIAIGDGWRAIRAGEADVVIAGGVEAPLAPLCYGAFAIIRAMSTRNDDPSRASRPFDADRDGFVMGEGAAVLVLEELEHARARGARIYAEVRGYGTSNDAHHMTAPRPDGSQAARAMRAALRTGGLQPGEVDVINAHGSSTPLNDSTESRVIRDVFGEHADGLKVSGTKGYHAHCLGATGALEAAISALSIQRGWVPPTLNLERAGDECDLDYVTGEGATMPVRTVVSNSFGFGGINAALAFGAVD
- a CDS encoding energy transducer TonB — translated: MNRLSAVLLAAAALAACEREPVVETAPRQLTPPPFQYPEELWDAGVQGKTVLSIRVNEKGTVDSVKVDTTSGHKGFDSAAVAGTRELRFAPATRGGAPVARWVVLPVEFQIEPSDSAATAAPDAATP
- a CDS encoding TonB-dependent receptor; amino-acid sequence: MKHCWRAASLLLCALVLALALPGGAHAQGAVAGAISGRVTSAEAEGIAGAQITIRNQSTGLVRTVVTREDGRYRVPALPIGGPYTVSITAIGRAPQQRGGLQVALGQDLRVDFELATQALVLEGITVQAQRNPVLSPTNKGLGTAISDTAIQRLPTLNRNFTDFVRLAPQVSSSGPGLSGGGVNNRFNNIQIDGASANDLFGLGTTGQPGGQAGGKSISVESVKEYQILLSPFDVRQGNFAGLLVNAVTKSGTNDLTGSAYYYTRNEDLAREQDYIQKYEQTQYGFSLGGPVIRDRLHFFVNPEWQDRTTPATGPFFGQDTSANPKVLISPAQLDSFTTILNGYGIEPGSTGQVNNTNPLGNFFGRLDLQLPELNSRMVLRHNYVRAEDDNFSRSSSVFSLSSNGYFFESTSNSTVGQLFTNFTPDLYNELIVGLNTIRDSRTPNVRAPQITVDMGTQDLRAGGEASSQGNTLDQDIFEITNNLSWQLGPHRLDFGFKSEFYHIDNFFAQNSFGTYEFPSLAAFAAGNPNSFTLAANPRDPTASLPHAMFDASQLSFWVQDQFEPSERLSLTFGIRGDRPVIEDRPLFTAVVDSVFGRRTDQVPSGNLQLSPRVGFNWDVTGDSRTQLRGGVGVFVGRPAFVLLGNAFQNNGTGIALLTCNGTAGRTAPKFSPNPATQPTACGNGQGLASGIIGQVNLVDDDLRFPATLRASLAFDHELPGGFVASLEGLYTQASEQFFYQDINLKSPGGLVDANGLPITDRNGRTMFGTIAANGTATASRVSERFTQVVDVMNQSNDWAYNLTAGLQRRFQGGLEMRAFYTHTRARDVISATSSTAQSQYRFGRVLSGPHTDRSVSISAFDQPHRISLSGVYNLPWDRFPTSLSVIYSGTSGDPFTYVYGASSSTRGDLNADGFNGNDPLYVPLNALDPNEIRFQTLTSNNITYTPAQQAEAFEQFIKESNCLSEQRGRILKRNTCRNGWRNSVDVSLRQAVPTFGRQNFSVQVDVFNFLNMLNEDWGIQRSAASQSTANLLTHVGQSSADVRTAVPVVQFNPTFQQFLTESLSSNYQIQLSGRYSF